From Candidatus Sericytochromatia bacterium, a single genomic window includes:
- a CDS encoding ubiquinol-cytochrome c reductase iron-sulfur subunit — translation MADTAGTAPTSTSDDITRRKFLNQAINVVGAGITAILAVPLTAYFLDPAVRSSASKKNWVKLGPASDLTASPKAFNFQTVRTEGFMKQNVNATAYAFMDDAGQPQALSNTCTHLGCPAGWDEAKGKFFCPCHGGVYTKDGTNVAGPPPRPLPRFEAKVENGDVYINA, via the coding sequence ATGGCAGACACCGCAGGAACCGCTCCGACATCGACCAGCGATGACATCACTCGCCGCAAATTTCTGAACCAGGCCATCAACGTGGTGGGCGCCGGTATCACCGCGATACTGGCTGTGCCCCTTACCGCTTACTTTCTGGACCCGGCGGTTCGCTCCTCGGCCAGCAAGAAGAACTGGGTCAAGCTGGGCCCGGCCAGCGATCTGACGGCGTCTCCCAAGGCGTTCAATTTCCAGACCGTGCGCACGGAAGGCTTCATGAAGCAAAACGTGAACGCCACCGCCTACGCGTTCATGGACGACGCGGGCCAACCACAAGCGCTGAGCAATACCTGCACCCATCTGGGCTGTCCTGCCGGTTGGGACGAAGCCAAGGGCAAGTTTTTCTGCCCGTGCCACGGGGGCGTTTACACCAAGGATGGAACGAACGTGGCCGGACCTCCTCCTCGCCCGCTTCCCCGTTTCGAGGCGAAGGTTGAAAACGGGGACGTCTACATCAACGCGTAA
- a CDS encoding adenylyltransferase/cytidyltransferase family protein, with protein MVRAIYPGSFDPITNGHLDILERASRLFDEVIVAILVNTSKRGLFTQEERLTLLRDVTRD; from the coding sequence TTGGTCCGCGCGATTTACCCCGGCAGTTTTGACCCGATCACCAACGGACACCTCGACATTCTGGAACGCGCGAGTCGTTTGTTCGATGAGGTGATCGTCGCCATTCTGGTGAACACCAGCAAACGCGGCCTTTTCACCCAGGAGGAACGACTCACCCTGTTGCGAGACGTCACGCGCGACC